A single region of the Anaerostipes rhamnosivorans genome encodes:
- a CDS encoding sugar phosphate isomerase/epimerase family protein translates to MKIAFDVDVLAKQMDINRMVHQVADWGYKYIEQSPHPRINPFYKHPLFSKECEAEYRKALRETGVEISSFIVVYRWSGPTEEQRQMAVANWKRMIEIAVDMGVPVINTELSGDPNQQEICNGMWFRSMEELLPVIEREGLRVEIQSHPYDFCELNNETCDLVKSFRSPNLGYVYSSPHGFFYDEGKGDVRSMLQYAGEELTHVLFADTFNQTMDCRYIANPPWLNGRGKADVTIHQHLAMGEGDVDFDGIFETLREMDFANSQLREDAPKAGGDNIACVSMFGFPEKMEKQAPEARERIERELL, encoded by the coding sequence ATGAAAATAGCATTTGACGTGGATGTGCTGGCAAAGCAGATGGATATCAACCGGATGGTGCATCAGGTGGCAGACTGGGGTTATAAATACATTGAACAGTCCCCACATCCTAGGATCAACCCATTCTATAAACACCCACTGTTCTCTAAGGAATGTGAGGCAGAATACAGGAAAGCACTCCGGGAAACCGGAGTGGAGATCTCCTCCTTTATCGTGGTGTACCGCTGGTCCGGACCTACAGAGGAGCAGAGACAGATGGCAGTAGCCAACTGGAAGCGGATGATTGAGATTGCCGTGGACATGGGTGTGCCGGTAATCAACACGGAGCTGTCCGGGGATCCCAACCAGCAGGAGATCTGCAACGGCATGTGGTTCCGTTCTATGGAAGAACTTCTGCCGGTCATTGAGCGGGAGGGACTCCGGGTGGAGATCCAGTCCCATCCGTATGACTTCTGCGAGCTGAACAACGAGACTTGTGACCTGGTAAAATCTTTCCGTTCTCCGAACCTTGGGTATGTGTATTCTTCTCCGCATGGCTTTTTCTATGATGAAGGCAAAGGGGATGTGCGCTCCATGTTACAGTACGCAGGGGAAGAACTGACCCACGTACTGTTTGCGGATACGTTCAACCAGACCATGGACTGCCGCTATATCGCCAACCCGCCGTGGTTAAACGGAAGAGGGAAAGCGGATGTGACCATCCACCAGCATTTAGCCATGGGAGAGGGAGATGTGGACTTTGACGGGATCTTTGAGACGTTAAGAGAGATGGACTTCGCAAACAGCCAGTTAAGGGAAGATGCGCCGAAAGCCGGAGGAGACAACATCGCATGTGTATCCATGTTCGGATTCCCGGAAAAGATGGAGAAGCAGGCGCCGGAGGCAAGAGAACGTATTGAACGGGAACTTCTCTAA
- a CDS encoding PTS glucitol/sorbitol transporter subunit IIA yields MIYHTTVKAVGSDVSAFAKKGFLITFGEPALVSLRDFCYFVEVNPVVGEIKPGSRLVIDDNEYKITEVGKIAAQNLGKLGHLTVFFNGDRECLPGSICVEKSEMPELKAGSRISIIE; encoded by the coding sequence ATGATCTATCATACAACAGTGAAGGCTGTAGGAAGTGATGTGTCTGCATTTGCCAAAAAAGGTTTTTTGATCACGTTTGGTGAACCGGCACTGGTAAGTTTGAGAGATTTTTGTTATTTTGTTGAAGTCAATCCGGTAGTTGGAGAGATAAAACCGGGGAGTAGGCTGGTCATTGATGACAATGAATATAAGATCACGGAAGTAGGAAAGATTGCTGCCCAAAATCTTGGAAAACTGGGCCATTTGACGGTATTCTTTAACGGTGACAGAGAGTGTCTGCCAGGAAGTATCTGTGTGGAAAAAAGTGAAATGCCGGAATTAAAAGCAGGAAGCCGGATATCAATTATAGAATAA
- a CDS encoding SOS response-associated peptidase, giving the protein MCGRYFIDEETVKKAEELVKMIDISLAGKREIYPSSQAPVILRYGQEMAGELCSWGFDRFDGKGLIINARAETVLEKRMFKKYAQGSRCVIPAAGFYEWSRDKVKHAFYQRQQPDMYMAGILRESKKGQQFVILTTEANESVKEIHSRMPLVLKKDQVEQWVLSDDAVEFLLHQRPGQLEQRRARSGKLRIRAKFQDMIGGVSYENNLYLSYNR; this is encoded by the coding sequence ATGTGCGGCAGATATTTTATCGATGAGGAAACGGTAAAAAAAGCGGAGGAATTAGTAAAAATGATTGACATAAGTCTTGCAGGGAAAAGGGAGATTTATCCTTCCAGCCAGGCTCCGGTCATTTTAAGATATGGACAGGAGATGGCCGGGGAATTGTGTTCCTGGGGATTTGATCGCTTTGACGGCAAGGGGCTGATCATCAATGCCAGGGCAGAAACAGTCCTGGAAAAAAGAATGTTCAAAAAATATGCACAGGGCAGCCGCTGTGTGATCCCTGCGGCAGGATTTTATGAATGGAGCCGTGACAAGGTGAAGCATGCTTTCTATCAAAGGCAGCAGCCTGACATGTATATGGCAGGGATCCTTCGTGAGAGCAAAAAAGGACAGCAGTTTGTGATCCTGACCACAGAAGCCAATGAATCTGTCAAAGAGATCCATTCCAGAATGCCGCTAGTCCTTAAAAAAGACCAGGTAGAACAATGGGTACTCTCCGATGATGCGGTTGAATTTCTTCTGCATCAAAGACCGGGACAGCTGGAACAGAGACGGGCCCGATCCGGAAAGTTAAGAATACGTGCGAAATTTCAAGATATGATTGGTGGCGTTTCTTACGAGAACAACCTATACTTATCTTATAACAGATAA
- a CDS encoding helix-turn-helix transcriptional regulator has protein sequence MSLGNSLYNARKKSGLSQEEVAGKLGVSRQTVSKWETDETLPDIRQSKNLAVLYRLSLDDLIEFDPNIQEIEQVIENTSEEMQNKIDWTKVWGKKYPILSTYQKEVQIRGYAEQLKAMLDRLKRDYGYNDTDAFLVLKDIMSSVWKQKK, from the coding sequence ATGAGTTTAGGAAATAGCTTATATAACGCAAGAAAGAAAAGCGGATTATCCCAGGAAGAAGTTGCGGGGAAATTAGGTGTGAGCAGGCAGACAGTCTCAAAATGGGAAACAGATGAGACCCTTCCTGATATCCGCCAGTCTAAAAACCTGGCTGTACTGTATCGTCTGTCATTGGATGATCTGATAGAATTTGATCCAAATATACAAGAAATAGAACAGGTCATTGAAAATACAAGCGAAGAGATGCAGAACAAGATCGACTGGACAAAGGTCTGGGGTAAAAAATATCCAATCCTATCCACGTATCAGAAGGAAGTCCAAATCCGCGGGTATGCCGAGCAGCTGAAAGCAATGCTGGATCGTTTAAAAAGGGATTATGGTTATAATGATACCGATGCGTTTCTGGTATTAAAAGATATCATGTCCAGTGTATGGAAACAAAAGAAATAG
- a CDS encoding deoxyribonuclease IV, which produces MLIGSHVGMKGKEMFLGSVKEALSYGANTFMVYTGAPQNTRRKDVSELRIEEASELMKESGIETFVVHAPYIINLGNTVKPETFELAVEFLALEIERTKAMGSSTLVLHPGAHVGAGEEAGIARIIEGLNEVLTRDTPLYVALETMAGKGSEVGRNFDELKRIYDGVKHNEKLRVCFDTCHTSDSGLDIVEDFEGVMDSFDRAVGKDQIAVFHINDSKNPKGAAKDRHENIGFGEIGFDALNHIVHHKDFEQVPKILETPYIKEDGTKNSYPPYKYEIEMLKKGVFDPQLKEKILESGGK; this is translated from the coding sequence ATGTTAATAGGATCACATGTAGGGATGAAAGGCAAGGAAATGTTTCTGGGATCTGTAAAGGAAGCATTGTCCTACGGAGCAAATACATTTATGGTGTACACGGGTGCGCCTCAGAACACCAGAAGAAAAGACGTTAGTGAGCTTAGGATTGAAGAGGCCTCAGAGCTTATGAAAGAATCGGGGATTGAGACATTTGTTGTCCATGCGCCGTATATTATTAATCTGGGTAATACAGTAAAGCCGGAGACCTTTGAGCTGGCAGTAGAATTTCTGGCGCTGGAGATCGAACGGACGAAAGCCATGGGAAGCAGTACCTTAGTGCTTCATCCGGGAGCACATGTGGGAGCCGGGGAAGAAGCCGGGATCGCCAGGATCATTGAAGGTCTTAATGAGGTTCTGACAAGAGATACGCCGCTGTATGTGGCACTGGAGACGATGGCCGGGAAGGGCAGTGAGGTTGGAAGAAATTTTGACGAGCTGAAGCGCATTTATGACGGTGTGAAACACAATGAAAAGCTGAGAGTATGCTTTGATACCTGCCACACCAGCGACAGCGGATTGGATATTGTTGAAGATTTTGAAGGTGTTATGGATTCCTTTGACCGGGCTGTGGGAAAGGATCAGATCGCGGTTTTCCACATCAATGACAGCAAGAACCCGAAGGGTGCTGCAAAGGACAGGCATGAAAATATCGGGTTCGGTGAAATAGGGTTTGATGCACTAAATCACATCGTACACCATAAAGATTTTGAGCAGGTTCCGAAGATTCTGGAAACCCCGTATATCAAGGAAGATGGGACAAAAAATTCTTATCCTCCTTACAAATATGAGATTGAAATGCTCAAAAAGGGAGTGTTTGATCCACAGCTGAAAGAAAAGATCTTGGAGTCAGGAGGTAAATAG
- a CDS encoding MBL fold metallo-hydrolase, with translation MKVTFIEHSGFCVELEKTVLLFDYYKGKIPDMPKEKEVYVFASHSHPDHFNPKIFNLEKTYPQIHYILSEDISAKALGDTTRIREHETKDIGSIRVETLKSNDEGVAFLVTAEGKTIYHAGDLNWWYWNGEPEEDNEYMIRSYKEEVERLRGRDIDLAFLLLDPRQEDKYCKGINYFIEEIHPKVVFPMHAFGEYKISRHYLNCDDGRAYQGIVREITRAGEEFTL, from the coding sequence ATGAAAGTTACATTTATTGAACACAGCGGTTTTTGCGTGGAACTTGAAAAGACGGTGTTGCTGTTTGACTATTATAAAGGGAAGATTCCTGATATGCCGAAGGAGAAAGAGGTGTATGTCTTTGCTTCCCACAGCCATCCGGATCACTTCAACCCCAAAATATTTAATCTGGAAAAGACTTATCCGCAGATACACTATATTTTATCAGAGGATATCTCTGCAAAGGCTTTGGGAGACACAACCAGAATCAGGGAACATGAAACTAAAGATATCGGCAGCATCCGGGTGGAGACTTTGAAATCGAACGATGAAGGAGTGGCATTTCTGGTCACTGCAGAAGGGAAAACCATCTATCATGCAGGAGATTTAAACTGGTGGTACTGGAACGGGGAGCCGGAGGAAGACAATGAATATATGATCCGGTCCTATAAAGAAGAAGTAGAACGGCTCAGGGGCCGGGATATCGATCTGGCATTTCTTCTGCTGGATCCGAGGCAGGAAGATAAATACTGCAAGGGAATCAACTATTTTATCGAAGAGATTCATCCCAAAGTAGTATTTCCGATGCATGCCTTTGGAGAATATAAGATATCAAGGCACTATCTGAACTGTGATGACGGAAGGGCTTATCAGGGAATCGTAAGGGAGATAACAAGAGCGGGAGAAGAATTTACGCTATGA
- a CDS encoding DUF3343 domain-containing protein, which produces MREKRLRLVVAFPNTTSAMAMEKHCRISGVEGRLIAVPPVITAGCGMAWCAELKEETAIKEILKREGIETEGIYQILL; this is translated from the coding sequence ATGAGAGAGAAGAGACTCCGCCTGGTCGTTGCGTTTCCCAATACGACCAGTGCCATGGCTATGGAAAAGCACTGCAGAATAAGCGGTGTTGAGGGGCGTCTGATCGCAGTGCCCCCGGTGATCACTGCTGGGTGCGGAATGGCGTGGTGCGCGGAACTGAAAGAGGAGACTGCGATAAAGGAGATTCTCAAACGGGAAGGTATAGAGACGGAAGGAATCTACCAGATATTGTTGTAA
- the selD gene encoding selenide, water dikinase SelD, whose amino-acid sequence MGKENIVFCKSGGCTAKLGPGMLDHVLSKIPKNKDENLLVGFDHADDAAVYRISEDLAVVQTLDFFPPMVEDPYTFGQIAAANALSDIYAMGGTVKTALNIVCFPEQMDLNILGEILLGGNSKVTEAGGTLAGGHSIADSDVKYGMSVMGTIHPDKILTNNGVQDGDMLLLTKPLGVGIVLAASQMKDASKAAYDQAVRSMTTLNKYAAEILSGYEVHGCTDVTGFGFLKHLSEMLGEAQSADIDSSVIPFIEGADHYANEFYLTAAGQRNRNAVGSDVEFLNVPFWMEELLFDPQTSGGLLASVRQEDAQSALKELKELELPCAIVGRITKRREKKITVR is encoded by the coding sequence ATGGGAAAAGAGAATATTGTGTTCTGCAAGAGCGGCGGCTGTACAGCAAAACTTGGACCCGGAATGCTGGACCATGTCTTGAGTAAGATACCAAAAAATAAGGACGAAAATCTCCTGGTCGGGTTCGATCACGCAGACGACGCGGCGGTTTACCGAATCAGCGAGGACCTGGCAGTTGTCCAGACGCTGGATTTTTTTCCGCCTATGGTGGAGGATCCGTATACCTTTGGACAGATCGCGGCTGCCAATGCATTAAGTGACATTTATGCCATGGGGGGGACAGTGAAAACAGCACTGAATATCGTATGTTTCCCGGAGCAGATGGATCTCAACATATTGGGTGAGATTCTGCTTGGGGGGAACTCTAAGGTGACGGAGGCAGGAGGTACCCTGGCAGGAGGGCATTCCATCGCGGACTCAGATGTAAAGTACGGAATGTCAGTGATGGGAACCATTCATCCGGACAAGATCCTTACCAATAACGGTGTGCAGGACGGAGATATGCTTCTGCTGACAAAGCCGCTGGGTGTGGGCATTGTGCTGGCGGCCAGCCAGATGAAGGATGCCTCTAAGGCCGCTTATGACCAGGCGGTCCGTTCTATGACCACCTTAAATAAATATGCGGCGGAAATCCTGTCGGGTTATGAGGTCCACGGATGTACCGATGTGACCGGGTTTGGATTTTTGAAGCATTTGTCTGAAATGTTGGGGGAAGCTCAATCTGCGGACATTGATTCGTCTGTTATCCCATTTATTGAAGGTGCGGATCATTATGCAAATGAGTTCTACCTGACAGCGGCAGGGCAGAGAAACCGGAATGCAGTGGGTAGTGACGTGGAGTTTTTAAATGTGCCTTTCTGGATGGAAGAATTATTATTTGACCCCCAGACTTCAGGAGGGCTGCTGGCCAGCGTCAGACAGGAAGATGCCCAAAGTGCTTTAAAAGAGTTAAAAGAACTGGAACTTCCGTGTGCGATCGTGGGTAGAATCACGAAACGAAGAGAGAAGAAGATCACAGTGCGATGA
- the yedF gene encoding sulfurtransferase-like selenium metabolism protein YedF produces the protein MEKRINAVGKQCPMPVILAKKALEESPEGSTVIVTVDNDIAVQNLGKLALQKGYGFLSKELNTNLFEVSMTAGRTEANKLSENPQVQDMEVPAEFSDIVVVLSSDKMGEGDEVLGKMLMKGFVFALTQLEQKPDTVLLFNNGAKLSCEGADTLNDLKTLEAGGSEILTCGTCLNHYGLEEQLAVGEVTNMYMIAETMMQAGKIIKP, from the coding sequence ATGGAAAAAAGAATCAATGCAGTGGGGAAACAGTGTCCGATGCCGGTGATCCTGGCCAAGAAAGCGTTGGAAGAGTCACCGGAAGGCAGCACGGTGATCGTGACAGTGGATAATGATATTGCGGTGCAGAACTTAGGAAAGCTGGCTCTGCAGAAGGGATACGGTTTTTTATCCAAGGAACTGAATACGAACCTTTTTGAAGTGAGTATGACGGCAGGACGCACAGAGGCCAATAAGCTGTCAGAGAATCCTCAGGTACAGGACATGGAAGTACCGGCGGAATTCTCAGACATTGTCGTTGTCCTTTCTTCTGACAAGATGGGAGAAGGAGATGAGGTTCTTGGAAAGATGCTGATGAAGGGGTTTGTGTTTGCGCTGACCCAGCTGGAGCAAAAACCAGATACCGTCCTCCTTTTTAATAATGGAGCGAAGCTTTCCTGTGAGGGTGCAGACACATTAAATGACTTAAAGACCTTGGAAGCCGGGGGATCAGAGATTCTTACCTGCGGGACCTGCCTGAATCATTATGGACTGGAAGAACAGCTTGCCGTCGGGGAAGTGACCAACATGTATATGATCGCAGAGACTATGATGCAGGCAGGAAAGATCATCAAACCTTAG
- a CDS encoding aminotransferase class V-fold PLP-dependent enzyme, giving the protein MIYLDSAATSYYRPDSVALAVADAVRHMGNSSRGIHDAALDASRTIYQVREKLGEMFGCGPSQIAFASNVTESLNTALCGLLRPGDHVVTTVLEHNSVLRPLYRLEQQGVELSIAGCDTLGTVCPEDIQALFRPNTRAVVCTHASNLTGNLMDIRRIGKAAHERGILMIVDGAQTAGIFPVDLRKDHVDVFCFTGHKSLLGPQGTGGMAVRQGLLIEPLKVGGSGIKTFEKEQPEQMPEVLEAGTLNGHGIAGLGAGIDYISSKGMDKLKEKELCLAEMFYERVIQIPEVKVYGSFTTKQRAPIVSLNIKELPSGEVSSILMEEYDICTRSGGHCAPLMHKAFGTEVQGMVRFSFSSFNTEEQTEQVVKAVKEIAEER; this is encoded by the coding sequence ATGATTTATTTAGACAGTGCGGCCACCAGTTATTATCGCCCTGATTCTGTGGCTCTTGCAGTGGCAGATGCCGTGCGGCACATGGGAAACAGTTCCAGAGGGATCCATGACGCCGCTCTGGACGCTTCCAGAACCATATATCAGGTAAGGGAGAAGCTGGGGGAAATGTTCGGCTGTGGCCCCTCTCAGATTGCCTTTGCCTCCAATGTGACGGAGAGCCTCAATACAGCCCTCTGCGGCCTGCTTCGTCCAGGGGACCACGTGGTGACAACAGTCCTTGAACACAACAGCGTTCTGAGGCCTTTGTACCGGCTGGAACAGCAGGGAGTGGAACTTTCCATAGCAGGTTGTGATACGCTTGGGACTGTCTGCCCGGAAGATATACAGGCTCTGTTTCGACCAAATACCAGAGCGGTCGTCTGCACACATGCATCGAATCTTACAGGCAATCTTATGGATATCCGCAGGATCGGAAAAGCGGCCCACGAGCGGGGCATTCTGATGATCGTAGATGGCGCGCAGACAGCTGGGATCTTTCCTGTGGATCTTAGGAAGGACCATGTTGATGTCTTTTGCTTTACAGGCCATAAAAGCCTGCTGGGTCCCCAGGGCACCGGAGGCATGGCAGTGCGGCAGGGACTTTTGATCGAGCCTTTAAAGGTTGGAGGGAGCGGTATCAAAACCTTTGAGAAAGAACAGCCGGAGCAGATGCCGGAGGTTTTAGAAGCCGGGACTTTAAACGGCCACGGAATCGCAGGCCTTGGCGCGGGAATCGATTATATCAGCAGTAAGGGAATGGACAAACTTAAGGAGAAAGAACTCTGCTTGGCAGAGATGTTCTATGAGAGGGTCATTCAAATTCCAGAAGTAAAGGTATACGGAAGTTTTACAACGAAGCAGAGAGCGCCCATCGTCAGCCTGAATATAAAGGAACTTCCCTCAGGGGAAGTGAGCAGCATTCTGATGGAGGAGTATGATATCTGTACCCGGTCAGGCGGGCACTGTGCCCCTTTGATGCATAAAGCTTTTGGGACCGAAGTACAGGGAATGGTGCGTTTCAGTTTTTCCAGCTTTAATACGGAAGAGCAGACAGAGCAGGTGGTGAAGGCCGTAAAAGAAATTGCAGAAGAAAGATGA
- a CDS encoding metallophosphoesterase, which yields MLAVILAPFYLLLNYYLYKRGLHWLTVYVSMFHSRKPRILYTVLYWGTATSLLTAFLLPQSQLQRIFKVVSNYWIGMFFCAVSLTAAADMIGWILNRRRQKRKRGISFWAGVFILAAVLCFTVYGSVHARHVDTTSYQVTVDKACPGRDQLKIVLIADLHLGYNSGLSQVRRVVEKTNEGKPDLVCIAGDIFDNEYRAVKNPDQIEKELAKIKSTYGTYACWGNHDLNEKILGGFTFGTKKHSSDDRQMRAFLTRSKIKVLDDKTVLVGQSFYLAGRKDPSKAKKMGVERKNPGVLLADCDLSKLVIVMDHEPKELKELSEEGADLDLSGHTHDGQIFPGNVLTSLMWENSCGYKKIGAMSSVVTSGAGVWGPPMRVGTKSEICEITVRFTGK from the coding sequence ATGCTGGCTGTGATCTTGGCACCGTTTTATTTATTGCTGAACTATTATTTATATAAAAGAGGTCTTCATTGGCTCACGGTATATGTTAGTATGTTTCATTCCAGGAAACCCCGCATCCTATATACGGTCTTATACTGGGGCACGGCAACATCCCTTCTGACGGCATTTTTGCTGCCTCAGTCCCAACTGCAGAGGATTTTTAAAGTTGTCAGCAACTATTGGATTGGGATGTTTTTCTGCGCTGTCTCACTGACAGCCGCTGCAGATATGATCGGATGGATCCTGAACAGAAGGAGGCAGAAAAGGAAACGAGGGATATCCTTTTGGGCAGGTGTATTTATTTTGGCAGCCGTCCTGTGCTTTACTGTCTATGGCAGTGTCCATGCCAGACATGTTGATACCACCAGTTACCAGGTGACAGTGGACAAAGCCTGTCCAGGCAGGGATCAGTTGAAGATCGTTTTGATCGCGGACCTGCATCTGGGCTATAACAGTGGACTTTCGCAGGTGCGCAGGGTTGTGGAAAAGACAAATGAGGGAAAACCGGATTTAGTCTGCATTGCCGGAGATATTTTTGACAATGAATACCGGGCTGTAAAGAATCCGGATCAGATAGAGAAGGAACTTGCCAAAATAAAAAGTACCTACGGTACATATGCATGCTGGGGCAACCATGATCTCAATGAAAAGATCCTGGGCGGATTTACATTCGGCACAAAGAAGCACAGCTCAGATGACAGACAGATGAGAGCGTTCTTAACACGTTCCAAGATCAAAGTCTTGGATGACAAAACAGTTCTGGTAGGGCAGAGTTTTTATCTTGCAGGAAGAAAAGACCCATCTAAGGCGAAAAAAATGGGAGTTGAAAGGAAGAATCCAGGAGTTCTTCTGGCAGATTGTGATTTGAGCAAACTGGTGATCGTTATGGACCATGAACCAAAAGAGCTTAAGGAGCTGTCAGAAGAGGGAGCGGATCTGGACTTATCCGGCCATACCCATGACGGCCAGATCTTTCCGGGAAATGTGCTTACATCCCTCATGTGGGAGAATTCCTGTGGATATAAGAAAATAGGGGCTATGAGTTCTGTGGTCACATCCGGTGCGGGGGTCTGGGGACCGCCTATGCGGGTGGGAACCAAGTCAGAGATCTGTGAGATCACGGTCCGCTTCACCGGGAAATAA
- a CDS encoding DNA-deoxyinosine glycosylase — translation MEHMIHEIKPVFNHESKILILGSFPSVKSREGHFFYHHPQNRFWKVLAACLGQPVPGTVEEKTIFLLSNHIAVWDVIASCDIQGSSDSSIRNVTPNDLSNLLALAPVRTIYTNGGTSHKLFHKYLEPSLNREAVKLPSTSPANAAWSLNRLVSVWGPALRQGLFPGEADRDLTDL, via the coding sequence ATGGAACATATGATTCATGAAATCAAACCTGTCTTTAACCACGAATCCAAAATCCTGATCCTGGGCAGTTTCCCTTCTGTAAAGTCCAGGGAGGGACACTTCTTTTACCATCATCCCCAGAACCGGTTCTGGAAGGTGCTGGCCGCCTGCCTTGGACAGCCTGTCCCTGGAACAGTGGAAGAAAAGACAATCTTTCTGCTGTCCAACCATATCGCCGTGTGGGATGTGATCGCATCCTGCGATATCCAGGGCTCCAGCGACAGTTCCATCCGCAATGTGACTCCCAACGATCTGAGCAATCTGCTGGCCCTGGCACCGGTGCGCACCATCTATACCAATGGCGGGACCTCACACAAACTGTTTCATAAATATCTGGAGCCGTCCCTGAACAGAGAGGCAGTAAAACTTCCTTCCACAAGCCCGGCCAACGCAGCCTGGTCTCTTAATCGCCTGGTCAGTGTCTGGGGTCCTGCACTCCGCCAGGGGTTATTTCCCGGTGAAGCGGACCGTGATCTCACAGATCTCTGA
- a CDS encoding alanine/glycine:cation symporter family protein, with protein sequence MLSQLNNFIIWLDDVVWGIPLIVLILAVGIYLTVRLGLLQIRHLPKALKYMVKNEDGGSGEVTSFGALCTALSATIGTGNIVGVATALCAGGPGALFWMILAAFFGMATKYAEGLLAIKYRTIDEKGHVLGGPFYYIENGMGRKWRPLAKIFAFFGAGVGLFGIGTFTQVNGISGAVKNFFDPNNAHMIRLFGKDYSYMVLVASVIITICVAAVVLGGIKRIAAVSQVVVPFMAVAYVLAALSIIIFNIQAVPAAIVLVVKSAFGVKAVAGGALGTMLAAMQSGIARGIFSNEAGLGSAPIAAAAAQTKEPVRQGLVSMTGTFIDTIVICTMTGLSIVISGTWNVGLEGVEVTTKAFQMGMPFPPVVPSFILMLCLVFFAFTTILGWNYYGERCLEYLTNGKMKIVMGYRYLYILAVFIGPFMTVEAVWKIADIFNALMALPNLIALAALSPVVIAETKAYFAKLKFEQENSGVDTNCEQTAE encoded by the coding sequence ATGTTATCACAACTAAACAATTTTATCATTTGGCTTGACGATGTGGTGTGGGGAATCCCGCTGATCGTACTGATCTTAGCCGTAGGAATCTATCTGACAGTCCGGCTGGGGCTCCTGCAGATCAGGCATTTGCCAAAGGCATTAAAATATATGGTGAAAAATGAAGACGGAGGATCCGGAGAAGTGACCAGTTTCGGGGCGCTCTGCACAGCGCTCTCAGCCACCATCGGAACCGGAAACATTGTCGGAGTAGCAACAGCGCTCTGTGCCGGAGGACCAGGTGCCTTATTCTGGATGATCCTGGCTGCGTTTTTCGGTATGGCCACCAAATATGCCGAGGGACTTCTGGCCATTAAATACCGGACCATCGATGAAAAAGGCCATGTGCTGGGAGGACCTTTTTATTACATAGAAAATGGAATGGGCCGAAAATGGCGGCCTTTGGCAAAGATCTTTGCATTTTTTGGTGCAGGGGTTGGTTTGTTTGGAATCGGTACATTTACACAGGTGAACGGTATCTCCGGGGCGGTAAAAAACTTCTTTGATCCGAACAATGCCCATATGATCCGCCTGTTTGGTAAGGATTATTCTTATATGGTGCTGGTTGCCAGCGTGATCATCACGATCTGTGTGGCGGCGGTTGTCCTTGGCGGTATTAAAAGAATCGCGGCGGTTTCCCAGGTCGTAGTGCCATTTATGGCAGTGGCCTATGTCTTGGCTGCCCTTAGCATCATTATCTTTAATATACAGGCAGTGCCGGCAGCTATCGTGCTTGTTGTAAAAAGCGCATTTGGAGTCAAAGCAGTGGCCGGGGGAGCATTGGGAACCATGCTGGCAGCCATGCAGTCCGGTATTGCCCGTGGTATTTTTTCCAATGAGGCAGGCCTTGGAAGTGCCCCCATCGCGGCAGCGGCAGCCCAGACAAAAGAACCGGTGCGTCAGGGCCTTGTTTCCATGACAGGTACGTTTATTGACACTATCGTGATCTGTACGATGACAGGACTCAGTATCGTCATTTCAGGGACATGGAATGTTGGCCTTGAGGGAGTTGAGGTGACAACAAAAGCATTCCAGATGGGAATGCCGTTTCCGCCGGTCGTGCCGTCCTTCATTTTAATGCTCTGTCTTGTATTCTTTGCATTTACGACCATCCTTGGATGGAACTATTATGGTGAGCGGTGCCTGGAATACCTCACTAACGGTAAGATGAAGATCGTAATGGGGTACCGTTACCTGTATATCTTAGCTGTCTTCATCGGTCCTTTTATGACCGTGGAAGCGGTATGGAAGATCGCGGATATTTTTAACGCGCTGATGGCTCTTCCAAACCTGATCGCATTGGCGGCCTTAAGCCCAGTGGTTATAGCAGAGACAAAAGCATACTTTGCCAAGTTAAAATTTGAACAAGAAAACAGCGGTGTGGACACAAACTGTGAACAGACAGCTGAATAG